GTTTAAAAGCTCTATCATTGGGCCTGCTTAAAGGATGTCTTAAGCCTTCTTCGTTTTTGCTTTATCAATTCGTCCTCACATCAGCTTAATCATTAGATAGATCCCATTTTCACTTGTAGGGATAAAGCTACGAAAAGCGATTCCTTTTAGCGCTCTTAACCCTTAAGATCAACCCTCGCAGCTATAAAGTTTTATGCCCTATCTACTAAAGGGGCTTTAGCCTGATTCTTTTTCTTGCCTATACTTTGCTAAAGATGTTTTTTGTCTAAAGTCTTACTTCAGCTTTAAGCTCGATTTCACTCTTACTTTTAACTTAAAAATTCTTTTAGCTCACTTATTTCTTGCATTTACTTTCTCCTGGCACGAAAAAACAGTATAAGTTTTTAGATAGGTTTTTTAATTTTTGTTCTGCAAAGAATCAAATAGACGAAATAAAGCATGCCAGGATGCTCAGAAGATTAAAGGCTTAGTTAAAATTAAATTCCCTTCCTTTAGAAAAGAATTATACGCTTTTGAGCTACTCCTTATGTGCTCCCATACTTCATAAAATCCCTTTCGTTAAGCAGAGAGGCATCTTTTAGAGGGTTGGGTATGTATGCAGACTAAGTTTTTTAAAGCGTATTAGCTGCTCTCTTTAGGCATTTAGAAGCTGGGCTGTTGACCCTCTAGTAAGGATAGGGTAAGAAAGATAAAAACTCTTCCTTCGTTCAGATCTTCTTTCATTTTGTAAGAGTGCTTCTAGGATTAGCTTTACTTTTACCTACTTCCTTCTTAGCGATGCACTTGATAAGAAGTCTATTAGCACATCAACTTATTTAAAAGTAGAGAGTTAAGATGCGTTTACAGATAGAAGAAAGAGGATAACTTAGTAAATTCGGGAAAAGGAGATTGATAATTGCTCGTTTTAAAAGGCGATTTACAAACGCTATTTGGGCTTCTAGAGCTAACCATTTTTATTAAGCGAAGAAATTAATGGAAATGAGTGAACAGCTTTAAGATAAACTGCTTAGTCTATTCAATGAACAAAGCAGCCAGTAATTTTAACTTAAATTTTAAAAATTTTTTAGAACATGATTACGCTGGTAATGGCGTTCAATACCATTAGCTACTTCTTCTGGATCATCTGTCAAAGAAATTAACTTTAAATCATTTTCCGAGATACATTGTTGCGCAAGCATGGTAGATTTAATCCAATCTATTATTCCCTTCCAGTAATCCTTACCCATTAGATAGATAGGGAAGGGGTGAATCTTATGAGTTTGAATAAGTGTAAGAGCTTCAAATAATTCGTCCAAGGTGCCGTAACCACCGGGCAAAAAGACAAATCCTTGAGCATAACGAATAAACATGACCTTACGTATAAAAAAGTAGCGAAAATTTAGGCGATACTTTCTATCAATAAAAGGATTTAGCTCGGCTTCAAAAGGCAGGTCTACTCCTAATCCACAAGATTTACCCTGGGTCATTTGAGCTCCCTTATTAGAGGCTTCCATAAGGCCTGGCCCACCACCGGTAATAATAGCAAAACCTTTTTTGGCAATATGTCCTGCCACATCAATGCCTAACTTGTAATAAGGATGGTTAGCTTGTAATCTAGCGGATCCAAAGATAGATACCGAAGGCCCGAGGGTGGTCATATTTTCAAAGCCTTCTACAAATTCGGAAATAATTCTAAATAAGCGCCATGAATCGGTTTTAAACAAATGAGCTTCATCTTCGACATTATTATATAGCATGTAGCTCCTCAATGAAATTAGGCATAAGTTTAGCTGTTCGTGAGTGTATGTATATAGAGATAATTTTCAACTAAAAAATTTACAATAGGCCTTTATCTCATAAAAAGTCGCTTAAAAAATGCGCAGCCATTATTATTCACAGAAATAAAGATTAAATTTTATGTGTAGCAAAAAAATACGCTCTTGGAGCAGCTCTTGATGTAATTATATATTCAATAGAAGACTCGTGTTTAGGAAAAGCGTTAGCTTAAAAAGGGTTGATTCCTCTTTGGACTATACAGACGCGTTTACTTTAGAAGGCATGACTTAGTGATTAGAGAAAATGAAAGCAAAAGGGCTATTTATTTACTTTAGTTTTAAGGTTTCGGCAGTATATTTTAATCCTGTAATCCCTCGGCGTTGTAAAGGTGTGCCAAATAACTTCTCAGGATTTTTCTCACATTCTTCTATCTTTTTCAAATCTAAATAAATTCCATTGCCGCTCGCGGGAGAAAAAGCTGCCGTGAGAGAGGGTAAAGTTCTTTGGTTATGAGGACAAGCCTCTTGACAAATGTCACAGCCAAAAATATAACCTGGATTTTTTTGTTGTATTTCTAGAGGAATTGGTTTTTTAGATTCGATGAGGTGATAAGATAAGCATCTAGCAGCATCTAGCTTATAAGGGGAAGTTAAGGCCTGAGTAGGACAAGCATCTATACAACGTGTACAACTTCCACAACGCGGTAGTCGTAGAGAAATTACCGCTCCAGGTATCTCTAATGAGGTCAATATGCCTGAAAGCAGGGTGTAAGTGCCAAAACGTCGGTGGATAAGTAAAGTGTTTTTACCAAACCAACCCAATCCAGCCTGTACGGCCAAAGCTTTTTCTAAAAGGGGGCTAGAATCGCTAAATCCTTTAGCTATTCCTTGTGCACCTGCGCGTTCTTCTAGCCATTGAATGAATTTTTTTAACCGTTTACGATGCAGATGATGATAGTCTCTTCCTCTTGCATAGGAAGCTATCAAGCCTTGACCCGTAAGGAGATCTTCTTTAGGTTGCTTATAGTAGCTAAGAAAAATAAGTGCCGTCTTTGCTTGGGGGAAATATTGCTGAGGATAACAGCGTATTTCTTTTTCCATGTAGGCCAGATCTGCATGCTTTCCTTCGGCTAGCCATTCTTTGTAGGCTTGAATATCTTCTTGGCGAATATTTGCAGGCGTAATTCCTACATCATCCCAACCTAATTCTAATGCTTTTACTTTGATCTCATCAAAGGATAAAGTCATTTTTTTATACTTAACATCCGCGAAAATAGCTCTTTCATACTTGTTTTTTTGTATTTTCCGGTTTGATTGCCATTGGCTACTTCATGAAGATTTTCAATAGCAATAAAAGCTGCGGGATCCTCTCTATAAATAAGCTCTTTCAGATCAGCAAGCTGAAGGCGTTCGGCGATTACATAAAGAATCTCTCGCTCATCTCCTGAAAAGCCGCCCCGTCCATACATGATGGTTAGCCCTAAACCTAGTTCATGTACGATAGCATTGGCAATAATTTCTGATTTGGAAGAAATAATAATGACCGATTTAGTTTCATCTAAACCTACAATGACAGTATCCATAATTTTGCTAACTACCATGTAGGTAATTAAAGAGAGAAGAGGAGGATGCCAATCTTTAAAGGCAATTCCAGCAGCACTAAATACAAAAATATTAATAACCAAGACCACCTGTCCAACGGTAAAGCCAGTGAGGCGATTACTAATAATTCCTAAAATTTCTGTACCATCAAGACAGCCACCGTAGCGAATGATTAAGCCTATGCCTATTCCCAAAAGCGCCCCCCCAATCACTACTACCTCAAGCGTTTCTCCTTTAAATTCTGCCCATGGCATATAATGCTCAATAAAAAAAATAAAGCCGGTAAAGAAAAGAAGAGCAAAAAACATATGAAGGACAAAAACTTTGCCTATGTATCTGTAAGCCAGAAAAACAAAGGGCAAGTTTAAAGCAAAAGTAAAATATCCTAAATATTGAGTGCCAAAAATATTAGCGCATACCATGGCTATTCCTACAATTCCTCCATCGATTAAACGGTTGGGAATCAGAAAAACTTGAATCGCAAAAGCAGCTAAAAAAGCACCTGCAATCAAAAAGATATAAATAATAAGCTCTGAACCGATGGATTTAGCGCTAGCTGAGGTAGGATGGTGCATAATCTAAAAATAGTTAAGGGTTTGTCAAAGAAAACATTATAAATAAAATCTAACTAAATGTAAAGAAAAAGATGAGGCTATTTTGAAGATTATTGACTACCCTTAAGGATTTTTTTTTAGGCTCTTTGCTTAGCTCATTAAAAAGGATAAATTTTTTATAATGAGTTGGTTATTAGCGCAGAGCACTAATTTTCCTAAGAAATTGCGAAAATGCTTGAGATTAAATAACCCTAAAATGTATATTGAATGCTTCCTTTTGAGGGCGTATAGCTCAGTTGGTAGAGCTCCTGTCTTACACACAGGTGGTCATAGGTTCGAGTCCTGTTGCGCCCAACTATGCATACGCGGGAGTAGTTCAATTGGTTAGAGCACCGGCTTGTCACGCCGGAAGTTGCGGGTTCGAGTCCCGTCTCCCGCGTTTCTTTTAATCCTTTCACTTAATTTTTCTTAAAAAAGTTAATTTACCTTAAACCTTAGTATCACTAACCATCCCCCTTTATTAATTGAGTGATTTTCCTCAAAGCTTTTCCAAGCTGGCGAGAAGGAGAGCTCTAAAAAGTTGTGAATGCACTTTTGAGATACTTTTTATGCAGCTTTATACAAACCCCTCGAACTAAGTAGAGAGACATGTTTCAGAGGGTTGGTTATGCAGGCTAAGTTTTTTCAAAGCTTATCACTATTATTACTGCATATTCAGTAAACCTTTAAAAATAAAGAAGACAAGATGCGAGCCCAAGATTTTTTACCGGACATTATAAAGTCTTAAAAATTGAGAGTAAAAGCAAGAGCTGCTGGAATTGATAGCCAAGTAGGAAAGTTTTTACTAGAGTTGATATAATTCATTAAATAAAAAAAGCTTTATTTTTAACTTCTCTTATTGTTTTTCTTAAGGTCTAGCTTGTAAATTTAGATGATTTTCAAAATGGCTTTTTGCATCATTGAGATGAGCTAAATCTGTTAATTCTCCTACATGCACAGGTACTGCCGCAATATATCCACGGGCAAGCCAAGAAATATCGCTATCCTCATGTTCTTCGAATTGCTGCAGTTTAGCACCTAACCAATAATAAGAATGTCCTTCCGCAGGATGATTACGCTCTAACGGATCTTCAGCCCAAAATTCTTTCCCTTGGCGAGTCAGCTTGAAGCCTTTAATCTCATGTTGATAAGTGGGAAAGTTAACATTTAGCAAGCTACCCGAGGGTAGTGGATGCTTTACCACATACTCCACTAAAAGAGGTACATAGTGTTCTACCTTTTGATAGTCAGTATTGAAGTAATCTACGCAAGAAAAGGCAATGCCAGGCACACCTTGAATAATACCTTCAATAGTACCTCCTACGGTGCCACTATACATTAAGTTGCGGCCAGCGTTGGATCCACGATTAATCCCCGAGACAATTAAATCTGGTTTCTTATCAAGAATTACTTTAAGTCCCATCTTTATGCAATCAGCAGGAGTGCCTGTAAGACTCCAGGCTTGGGTTTGGCCCTCCCATTCAACCTGATGCAAACGAAGAGGGTTACGAACGGTAATGCTAACACCGACTGCTGATTGTTCGGTTGCAGGCGCCACGATCGTTATATCTGCAAAATCTTTTAAAGCATTCCAAAGATGTCGAATACCAGGGGCATAAATGCCATCATCATTGGTTATAAGTAAATGAGGCCGTTTAGACATGTTAAAACCATCTCAGTTGAACAGCAAATATAAATGTTTTTTAATGATAAGTCAATCATAATAATCATATTAACTTCTTTAAGAATTATCGCCTGACAAAAATAAAACTATGCGGTAAAGTGCGTTTTTACCGGATATTGATATAATTTTATGGCACCCAAGAAACCTAATCCTTCGACTGCTCGAGATTCCTTTATAAAAGAGCCTACAAAAAAACGTTTGACCATTTTGGCTCGCTTTGTAGATAGAATACGTTCAACTTTTCAAAGATTTCAAAGTAAACCCCCACAGGAGCATCCTCTGGTGGGGAGAATACAGGATCTGCAATCTAAAGCTAGCGCGGTGCTAATTCAATTACAAGCTATTAAGAATGAACTTTATAAAGAAATTGATGCAGAAGCTTTTGTTTACATTGAAGAGGTGATAGATCCGCTGATTAAGGAGGTTTCTCGTCTACATAAATCTATAGAGCAGCCACGCTCGGTTTTGCATCAAGCAAAAACTTATCAGCGTTATAACCAATGGGTAGAAAAAGCTAAGTTATGGATTCAAATTTGTTCGAAGACTACCGATAAAGAAGCTCTTTTTAAGGCTGTTATCCGCTATACGATCGATGAATTTCTTGAAGTGATAGACAGAGATGTACAAGTCATCACTGATTATCAAGAGCATATGCTAGAGGCTCTTTCGATAGATGAAGAGGAAAAGATAAATTTAGCCCAACGTCTTGATGTTCGTTTGCAATCTTATCTTCATGCTCTTAACGCCCTAAAGATAAAACCAGAAAATCTTCCCTTAAAAGAGATTGCTGTATGGAAAGCTCAAGTTGACAAGCGCCGCGAAAAATATTTCGATGCAGCTCTTCATGCAATTGATAAAATTGTGAACCAGTCATTACCTGACTTACATGGTGATGAAGAAAATGAAGAGTTGAAAGATGTGCTTATCCAGATTGCCTACTTAGAGAAACATATTCCTCCTTGGTATGATGAAATTAACCTAGCCGAAACGCTAACTTTTAATCAGAAAGCTGCTTTTAAATCTCAACTTGAATTATGGGAACAAAAAATCCATCGTTTAAATTTAGATCTACGTTTAACCCCTGAGCTAATTGAGCGCCTTAAAACTCTTAATGAAATCATTCATTATGCTCAGCATAAGCTGATGCCTTAAAAAGAAATACTCGTTCAGCTAATCAATCTTTTTATCTTTAAGCTTCTAAGAGTTGTTGGCTGGTAAAATTTTAAAAAATATAGTCGCCAGCAATTTCTCGCTTGCTTTGCCCATCTAATACATGAAATATGCGTAGCTTATTAAGGGTAAGGGGGGATAGTTGCCCTGAAGGGATGTAAACTATCTTTTTGCCATAGCGGCGTGCAAAGCTTTTTAATAGGGAGCGGGGTGGCTGATTGGCAACATAAACTACTAGCGATTGGACAGCATAGTCAATAGCCGCCATAAGAAGCACTTCAGCTTTAGAAGTACAATTTTGATAATCAGCGTCGGACCATATATCAAACATTCTACGGGGAGGATATGACATCATAAAACCCCCATACTGGCAACGCGAGATGCCAGGTCCGACCACATTGGCATGGAGATCAGTAGCGTAAAAAGCCATATCGGATTCCTGACTATGTTCTCCTAGCCAAGTCGTGCGCCAGGGAAATTTTTCTAGGTAAAGTTCATTTTCTTTAGGGGAATCTTCATCAAATATTACTACTATTGACCCTACTCCGCCTGGAGGCTTCCCTGAAACTTTGACATACAGCTTCTTTTCATGCCAATGGCGAATCGTTTCTCTAGTATCGATCCCATCTTCTAGGCTTGAAGAAAAAGGAATGATGCGAGCAGCTTCTTCGCGCATCAGCTGAGTGCCCTTCTTCTTTAAGAAATCCCCAAATTTTTCAATCACTAGGTCTTCTGGAGGATACGAACAAATACTAAACATGGGAGGGGGTCTAAAATGAAGCTGTGCGCGATTTTTGCGTTGCTTATGAAAGGTTAAATCTTTCCTGCTTTTTTCTTTCCTATGAAAACGAATGCTTTTACTAGCTCCCCAGATATCTTCAATAGATAAATCAATTTCAGGAAGCTGATCTACGTTACGTCTATAGGGATACTCTGTTGCCAAAGCCCATACTTCATAGGCATAATTGTGATCTACACATCCTTTGGCAGCGCTGATTAGCTGATATAAATCGGGTAAAAGTTGCTGATGGAGTAAGGCATAGTTGCGAGAAAATTTCATGATATTGCGCAAATTATAGCCTGGAAAACTGTTTCCTGTATTCTTAGTATAATTTATAGCGGCACCTTTAAAAAGATTATAAATGAGCTTTTGACGGTCAGGGGGAAAAGAAGAAAAAGCAAGCTCTTCTCTATTTTTTAAAGGAAAAGCATACCTGGCTTGTTCA
This Neochlamydia sp. AcF84 DNA region includes the following protein-coding sequences:
- a CDS encoding TIGR00730 family Rossman fold protein, producing MLYNNVEDEAHLFKTDSWRLFRIISEFVEGFENMTTLGPSVSIFGSARLQANHPYYKLGIDVAGHIAKKGFAIITGGGPGLMEASNKGAQMTQGKSCGLGVDLPFEAELNPFIDRKYRLNFRYFFIRKVMFIRYAQGFVFLPGGYGTLDELFEALTLIQTHKIHPFPIYLMGKDYWKGIIDWIKSTMLAQQCISENDLKLISLTDDPEEVANGIERHYQRNHVLKNF
- the queG gene encoding tRNA epoxyqueuosine(34) reductase QueG, translated to MTLSFDEIKVKALELGWDDVGITPANIRQEDIQAYKEWLAEGKHADLAYMEKEIRCYPQQYFPQAKTALIFLSYYKQPKEDLLTGQGLIASYARGRDYHHLHRKRLKKFIQWLEERAGAQGIAKGFSDSSPLLEKALAVQAGLGWFGKNTLLIHRRFGTYTLLSGILTSLEIPGAVISLRLPRCGSCTRCIDACPTQALTSPYKLDAARCLSYHLIESKKPIPLEIQQKNPGYIFGCDICQEACPHNQRTLPSLTAAFSPASGNGIYLDLKKIEECEKNPEKLFGTPLQRRGITGLKYTAETLKLK
- a CDS encoding YitT family protein yields the protein MHHPTSASAKSIGSELIIYIFLIAGAFLAAFAIQVFLIPNRLIDGGIVGIAMVCANIFGTQYLGYFTFALNLPFVFLAYRYIGKVFVLHMFFALLFFTGFIFFIEHYMPWAEFKGETLEVVVIGGALLGIGIGLIIRYGGCLDGTEILGIISNRLTGFTVGQVVLVINIFVFSAAGIAFKDWHPPLLSLITYMVVSKIMDTVIVGLDETKSVIIISSKSEIIANAIVHELGLGLTIMYGRGGFSGDEREILYVIAERLQLADLKELIYREDPAAFIAIENLHEVANGNQTGKYKKTSMKELFSRMLSIKK
- the surE gene encoding 5'/3'-nucleotidase SurE, with translation MSKRPHLLITNDDGIYAPGIRHLWNALKDFADITIVAPATEQSAVGVSITVRNPLRLHQVEWEGQTQAWSLTGTPADCIKMGLKVILDKKPDLIVSGINRGSNAGRNLMYSGTVGGTIEGIIQGVPGIAFSCVDYFNTDYQKVEHYVPLLVEYVVKHPLPSGSLLNVNFPTYQHEIKGFKLTRQGKEFWAEDPLERNHPAEGHSYYWLGAKLQQFEEHEDSDISWLARGYIAAVPVHVGELTDLAHLNDAKSHFENHLNLQARP